The following DNA comes from Natranaeroarchaeum aerophilus.
CGGGTTACAGGGAAGCGATGCAGCAGCGGCTGCAGCACTCCGGCTCACGCTCGCCTATCTGCGTGCGATGGACGTCCTCGCTCCGGACGTCGCCACAGAACTCGCCGAGGAGTTCGGCGTCGGTCCGCTCGACGATCCCGATCGCACCGAGACGCCGGTGTATCGCCTCGCAGAACAAATTCCAAAAATTCCGGACGAGGACTACAAGGTACTGGTCGACAACTTCGAACACGTCCGGGAAGGGGAGCGATTCGCTACAGGCCCCACGGGCGATGTGATCGCCAGTGAGTCGTTTTACCCTGTGTTGCTCTCCGCGGACGGCTACGAGTCGATGCTCGGCTACGCGGCTCAGCGACAGCGAATAGTCTCTTCGCCGATCAGGGAGTAATCCGGGACGTCCGACTCAATCGTCGGCATCAGGGGCGGCGGCCCGCGGCACCGTCACGTCGGCCAGCGCTGCCTCGGTTTCCTCGCGCCGATCCTCGAACTGTCCCGGAAGGACGAGTCGCTCGCCCAGCGCGTCGAGCGGTTCGTCACTGTCGTAGCCCGGACCGCTGGTGGCAAGCTCGAAGAGGACGCCGTTCGATTCGCGGAAGTACACCGATCGGAACCAGTGGCGATCGATCTGTTGAGTCGGTCGGAGCCCCTCGGATTGTACCGCCTTGCGCATCGCCATCTGGTCCTCGTCGGTCGGCGTCTGGAACGCGACGTGATGGACGGTACCGTGACCCTGTCGACCGGCCTCTATCGTGGGCAAGACGTCAACGTACTTGCCGACCGGACCGCTCGCGGCGAACCGGGTGCGCTCGTCACCTGGTGCGTCGCCCTGAGCCTGTTCGGTGCCGACTTCTTCGAGACCCATCGTCCGGAGCAGTGACTCGGTCGTCATCGGGTCTGCCAGCCACAGCGTCACCGAGTGAAATCCCCTGATAGCAGCGTCTTCGGGGACAAACTCGGTCCACGGGACCGTCGGGTCGTCGTCAGGGATTGGGACTTCGACGAGCTCGACGGGGAGTCCGTCCGGGTCGTGGAACGGCAGGACGGTTTCGCCAAATCGTTCGATCCGTTCGTCATAGTCCACACCGTACTCGTCAAATCGGTCTTCCCAGTAGTCGAGGCTCCCTTCGGGGACACGAAACGCAGTTCGGGAGACTTGCCCGGAGCCAACGCGCCCCTGTGTGAGGTTCTCCCACGGGAAAAACGTCATACTCGTTCCGGGCGTCCCCTCCGCGTCGGCGAAAAAGAAGTGATACGTCTCGGGGTCGTCCTGATTGATCGAGCGTTTTACCAGTCGCAGGCCGAGCGTCTCGACCCAGAAATCAAGGTTCCGCTGTGGGTCGCCTGCGACGCAGGTGACGTGATGGATGCCGGGTGTTGGAGTCGTCATCGTCACCTCCTACGGGGTGGGAGAACTTGAGTTCCCGCTGACGTGAGTGTTACCGGGCCGGGTCCAGACAGCTCGTTACTCCTCGGCCGCGAACTCGACGAGCGTCAGGTCCCGATCGAGTTCGCAGTGGTCGTGGGGTGGCTCCCCGATGACAGTCTCGATCCGCCGTTCCTCCCCGAACTCCACGCCGTCCGGCTCACAGTAGATGTGGCTCGGACACTCGGTGTGTGGACAGGGGCCTTCAAGTGCTACTTTCGATCCCGCGTAGGCGTTGCGCGTGGAGACGTTTGCAGGGACAGACGTCGGTTCGACTTCAACAGCCTGCACGCCAGCATCGTGGACTGCACAGTCGAGAACTTGCGCGTTCTCTCGTACGTCCGTCACCCGATACTTGACACCAGGCGAGAGCCCGAGACACTGACTCCGGTAGGGACAACCGGCACAGCCACTCGCCTCCCCCTCGAAGACGAACTCCTGGCCCTCCGAGGCGAGCCGCGTTCCGATCAGCGTGACCTTGCTCATGCCCCACTGTAGCGTGGGAAGGTGGTTAAGCGTCCCGCACTGATACGGCTGTCACGCTTCAGTTAGCTCGTCCAGTTTCTCGAAGTATTCCGGCCGGGGGACCTGATAGAGGCCTCGATAGTCGATGTCTCCTGTGGCAAAGTCCTCTGCCAGTTCGATCGCATACTCCACTGCGGCGTCCCTGTCGTCGAACTGCTCCGCTCCACCGTCGACATCCGGCTCCAGATAGAGGACGACTGTCCACTGCTCTCCCGACTCTATTGGGTCGTGTCCTGCGGGCCGTCGTGATGGACGCCCACGGGTAAGATAGATCGCGGGGAGACATTCGGCCGGGAATCGGTCGGCGTCGAAGACGTCCGGGCGATACGCGAGGACGCTCCGGCCTTCGGGCTCGTCGTTCCAGACGACCCAGCCCTCATGTAACTGTTCGTAGCTCATGGTCACGACTACGGTATCGGCTGTCAAAAGCCGTCCTACTTCCAGACGGTGGACTCGTGACTACGGCTGTTTCGGGGACTGCTTCTCTTGAAAATATAGTCGATATGGAAGAAGTTAAATAAGTGTCCTGCACACAGACGACTGTATGCCAGAACGCAGACACGTAGCAGAACTGAATACACAGCACAGCCTGAACAGCGGTGGTCAATAATGTACGTGGAACCACAGCTACTCACGACCGACAGCGGGTTCCCCAGACAGTTCATTGATGCACTTCAGGGCGCGTTTCTCGAATCAATCGGTATCCTCTCCGAAGTGTTTGTTGCGGTCGTCATTCTGGCGATTGGCTGGTTCATCGCCGGGAAGGTCGGCGATGTCGTTGAGCGAGTATCACTCCGTGCGGAGTTCGACTCGACGGTCTCGGAGACGCCACTTGGCGTGCTCTTTGGCAACCGCAACGGAGCGGCGGCTGCCGCCCTCGGCACCATCGTGAAGTACTATATTTTCCTGGTCGCGGTGTTCGCCGCACTGGATCACATCGGCTTTACCGTTCTCACCCAGTGGATCGAGGGGGCAGTCTCCTACGTTCCGGCATTCCTCGGCGGGCTGCTCGTCCTTATCGTCGGGTTCTACATCTCCGACTTCGCAGTCGATTCGGTTCGCGAGTCGACCACAGCACAGAAAAGCGGCTTCCCCGATATCTTCGCTGACGTGACGAAGGCGCTGCTTTACTTCGTCGTGGTAATCATCGGCCTCGATACGATGGGCGTCAGCGTCGGTATTCTCTACACCTTTGGCGAGACGTTTGTGCTCGCGCTCGGTCTGGCGTTCGCACTTGCTGTCGGTATCGCCTTCGGCTGGGGTGGCAAGGAGTACGTCGCCCAGAACGTCGGCGACTGGCACGAGGACAAAAGCGAGAACTGAGTCCGCGACGAACCTACGTTTCCGCCCACTCGACCATGCGAGCGTAGCGTTCGTCGGTCCGCAACGCCGCCGCGTCGCCGATCAGGACGAGTGACCGCTTTGCGCGTGTCAGCGCGACATTGATCCGCCGGTAGTCCTCGAAGATCGGACCATCGAGGCTCCCGCTCGCGACGAAGGAGACGAGCACGACGTCCTTGCTCGATCCCTGAAACCGATCAACCGTATCGACTGCAACTTCATCGTGAGTGCGGCGCTCGATTTCCGCGACCTGTGCCCGGAAGGGCGCAATCACGGCAATCCGATCGGGATTGACACCCGCCGCGAGGAACGCTTTGACAACCCCACCAACCCGCTCTGCCTCGTCTGCATCCGTGTGGTGTCCATCGTCGCCGGGAACGTCGAACAGCGTTACCCGCTCCTGAAGTGGCTCCGGGAGCTGGTCGGCCTCGACATCGGCGAGATCACTGATCGTTCGTCCGGCGATCTCCCCGGTCGCGGGCCGCAACTGACCGTCGTAAAACTCGCGGGACGCAAATGCCTGGATTCGCTGGGCCATCCGGTACTGGCGCGTGAGCAGCACTGACGCCTCGGGGTGTTCCTCGTGCATCCGCTCGAACAGCGACGTCGAGAGCCCGTTCTCGCTCCGCACGACCGGCGGTAGCTGGTGGTGGTCTCCCACCAGCACGAACCGATCAGCCCGGTTGATCGCTGCGAGCGTGTTGGGTTCGGTTAGCTGGGACGCCTCGTCGACCAGTGCGACGTCGAACTCCTGCTCGCGGAGCTCCCGCGAGCCACAGGTCGCCGTGGTCGCCGCCACGACCTGGGCGTCTTCTAGCTCCGCGGCACGCTCTTCCGGGTCGCCACGGGATTCCAGACGGAGGTCCTGCATGTCCTCGCGGACACCGCTTTTCGTGCCGACCCGAACTGCGTCCTCGTAGCCCTGCTCCCGCAGCGCTTCGAGGGCGTTGTCAACCGCCCGATTAGTAAAGGCCGACAGCAATACGCGCTCGCCGCGGTCCACCATTGCCCGGATCGCGCGTGCGATGGTGTAGGTCTTGCCGGTCCCCGGTGGGCCGTGGATCAGCGATAGATCCTCCGCAGTGACCGCCTTCTCGACGGCCTCGTTCTGGGCCGCGTTGTTGTCTATGAACGTCTCGTCGGTCGTCCCGAACGCCGGGTCCGTACGCCCGAACAGGACGTCCGTTCGCCGCTGGCTGCCCTTGAGCACCGTGTCGTGGAGCGCCGTCAGCATGCGGTCGACACCGAGTTCCGACGGGTAGACGTCGAGGCGAGTGAACGAGACCGGCTCGTCGGCCGTGACGACGACCTGGTCCGGTTCGAGCCGTTCGATCCGGGCCAGTTCGGAGTGGCCCTCGATCGGATCGCCGTCGCTCGCCAACACGACATCGCCTTCCCGGAGCTTCGAGACTGCGGAACCGGTGCGCCGGGCGTGAAGCTCCCACCGTCCGCCCGGTAGTTCGCGCCGCTCGGTCGGTTCGAGGCCGATCAACGCCCGGTCGTCGTCGGCCCGCTCTTCGGGAGTCTGCTCCCAGAGTTTGGCGTACTCCCGGTGCGTCTCACGTCGTTCTTCCTCCAGCCACTCGTAGAACCGCTCGAAGTACTCGCGTTCTTCCTCCGGCACTGCGCGGCCGATCTGTCCGGCCTTCGATTCCTGATTCAGCCGTCCGGAGACGACCATACAGGTATCCTGCTCGAAACAGGACTCACAGTTCGCGTCTGCCTCGTAGCCGGTCGGGACGCTCATTCCGTGTTCCATGGCCGCGAGCCGGTTGCGCTCGCGGACGACGTAATCACACAGCCCCTTCCCGATCGAGAACTCCTTGGCCGGGGAGAGGTCACCGGTCGCCTCACCACGGTCAAGGGTCGTGTTCTTCGTGTACAGAAGGGTTCCGGTATCCGCCGGGACGCCCTTCTCGCGGAGCAACAGGGCATAGGCGGCCGCCTGAATTTTGTCCTGAAACCGTGGATCGCGTCGCGTGTTCTTGCCGGTCTTCAGCTCGACCGGCATCCCACGCCGGATCGCGTCAGCCCGCCCCTTGATACCAAACCGGCGGCTGATCAGCAACTGCTCGCTGCGCCACTGGTCCTCGTCGGTGAGCGTCCCCTGACTGAGCCAGCCGTCGATTGCCGCCGCGTTCCCGCGGACGTCCTCCCGGACGCCCTCGACGTCACGTCCCAGCAGGCCGAGTTCGAGCCCGACCTCTTCGACCCGGTCGTCGATGGCGTCGTCGAGATCCCGACCACGCAGCAGGTCGCCGAACACCTCGTGGACGATGGTCCCCTTTACGACCGGGTAGTTCAGCGGGATCGCCGAGATCTTGTTCAGATAGTACATCCGCGGGCACTGCACCCACGAGCGGATGTCAGTCACGTTCACGAGGAAGGTCGGCTCAACGATGACGTGCGAGTCGCCGGTCGTCGCATAGCCCTCCTCGCCGTCGTAGTCGTTCCGCTCGGCCTCTGTGACGACGATTTCCATGCCCGACTCGACGTACTCGCCCGTCTCGGCCCACTTGCCCCACAGCGTGACCGTCACTGGGTCGCTGTCCTCGTCGCGCCGGACCGACAGCTCCGCAAGCTCGCTCTCGCCGTGTTGTGTCGTGATCGTTCGTGGCTCCTCGACGTCGACGATCACGCCGTCCAGATTCACGCTATCCAGTCCGGCGTCATCGGTCAAAAGGGCTCGGGTCTGGTGCTGGTGATCCCGGTTCGGTATTAGGGAAAAGTAAGACTATTATGTAAACAGGCGATATCTCCGGGTACAGTCCCGTGGTGGTGAGCAATCCCGAGTGGGTTGTGAGGTTCACGGGGCGAGTAAAGCGAAGTCCCGTGGTGTAGTGGCCAATCATATGGGCCTTTGGACGTGTTCGGTTACGGCCGTCACGGAAGACAGCCTATGACGGCGGTTCGAATCCGCCCGGGACTATATCCATTTTGGTGTGAATCCTCTTTTCCGAGGATTTTATTACCGGTAGTTTCTAGTGGTGAAGTCGGTCTCGAAGTATCTGTGGCGCGCGCGACCGATTCCCATCTCTGGACAGTGACGTGTGCCTGTGACGCGTCAATACCATCGACCACTCACACCGGGGGGTGTGTCGATGTCGAACAAATCGACGGCGGGGTGTGGACTCAGTGAATGTGACGTGTGTGGTTTCATTTCGATGAAGGGGTCTCAAGCCCCCGCGATTATTGTCGGTCGGGTTATACCATCAGGTAATGGATTCGAGAGAAATGCAAGCAGTTATCGATGGGTTCCAGTGGGAGCTGCACAATCTGTTCCTTCTAGCGTCAGAACCGGGCCAAACGCCAGTGCACCCGGAAAGGCCAATTGATCGGGACGGAGTCCCAACCGTGCGGTGCGCGACCGACGACCATGTTGAGTCTCTTCTTGCAGAGTTCTGATTCTCACTTCTAAACGATCCTGAGGGTTATTGTCGATGCGACTGTATGCTCGAGCAATGACTGTACCCGTAGACTCTGAGAAGTATGATGATATGCTTCGCAAATATAGGGATGAAGAGATCACGGAAGCAGAAGCCAGTGAGTTCTTTGGGGAGAATTTAGAGGAGGCTACCGGGACGGTTGTGGCGATGCGCCACATCGATAGTGCCGATGATGCACTCGATGAGCTATTTGAGATGGATTTTGACGACGACGATGACGGAGAGCCCCTCGCGCAAGTATTGTCCATCGCGCGGTCTCTGAGGTCTAACGAAGAAAACGGGTATTCACCCGAAGAGTTAGCCGAGTTTCTCGAGCAGTATGATGAGATGCGTCTCACGTCGCAGCAGTTCGCCGTAGCGGAAAATATCAGCGATGCCAATACTGCTCCGAATGAAGTTGATGCAACGTCTACTGATGACCTCTCTGTTCCTGACGACGATCTCCTCGATTAAACAGAAGTCCGGATGTCAACACGCGTGCTCTGTGACCGCACACGCTGAACCAGGCCAGACCCAGCCGCAAAGGCATGGGCGCGACCTGCATCCTCGACTTGAGTTTTGTTTCGATGGGTGTTCAGTGTGTTGCATACTCCTTCGGTAGTTACTCATCCTCTTTGCAACTATAGCCACTATAATGAGTCAAATATACTATCACGTTGATCGCAAGAACAAACTTTCTCAGGGGGATGTGATGGAATACGTAACATCCTTGGATGGTATTGATGTATTAGAGGAAGAGTATCCTAAAGGATTCACTCGGCACGGATGGTTGTATTTTACAAAACATCCTCATGACTTCGCTGTTGTCGAATGGTTTCTTGAATTCATTCGTTTAAAAGGGTGTCATAGAACAGTTGGCATACCCGGCCTGCAAATTGATAGATACAGGGTACACACATACCGCAATGGGTGACAACCTATCTGGAATCCATCAGAACCTCGGTGAAACATACAGAGGTTGCATGCAGCAGTGCGGTCCCACTTTGGAGGCACAGGTTGAGGGAGCTACAATACATACAGAAGAGTCTTGCATGGGCGGTTGCAATTATCTGCATGAGTAGTTGTCGTCGTCATCACAATATTGTCGATCTTATCGATGGGCGACGATACTGTCTGACGTGCGAGGCAGTCGTTTCAGAGTAGCGTCTACAGGCTGGTGATTCTCGAATCGCTGCGTTCCCGCGTTGTATTCAGACCGACCTGCATCAGTCTATACAAAGTCCGGAAAGAATCCTGTGCTGGATATAGCAGATTAGAGGATCTCTGCAACATTTGAGTACTGGTGATTTTGTACCCAACACTGAGGCACAGTTTTTCACAAAGAAGGTCCGTTGGCTACAGTTATTAATTAGTGGCCATGAACTGAATCGCTCCTCTACACCGGAGTAATCACATCAGGTTCATCT
Coding sequences within:
- a CDS encoding ring-cleaving dioxygenase — encoded protein: MTMTTPTPGIHHVTCVAGDPQRNLDFWVETLGLRLVKRSINQDDPETYHFFFADAEGTPGTSMTFFPWENLTQGRVGSGQVSRTAFRVPEGSLDYWEDRFDEYGVDYDERIERFGETVLPFHDPDGLPVELVEVPIPDDDPTVPWTEFVPEDAAIRGFHSVTLWLADPMTTESLLRTMGLEEVGTEQAQGDAPGDERTRFAASGPVGKYVDVLPTIEAGRQGHGTVHHVAFQTPTDEDQMAMRKAVQSEGLRPTQQIDRHWFRSVYFRESNGVLFELATSGPGYDSDEPLDALGERLVLPGQFEDRREETEAALADVTVPRAAAPDADD
- a CDS encoding UPF0179 family protein is translated as MSKVTLIGTRLASEGQEFVFEGEASGCAGCPYRSQCLGLSPGVKYRVTDVRENAQVLDCAVHDAGVQAVEVEPTSVPANVSTRNAYAGSKVALEGPCPHTECPSHIYCEPDGVEFGEERRIETVIGEPPHDHCELDRDLTLVEFAAEE
- a CDS encoding DUF5820 family protein; the protein is MSYEQLHEGWVVWNDEPEGRSVLAYRPDVFDADRFPAECLPAIYLTRGRPSRRPAGHDPIESGEQWTVVLYLEPDVDGGAEQFDDRDAAVEYAIELAEDFATGDIDYRGLYQVPRPEYFEKLDELTEA
- a CDS encoding mechanosensitive ion channel family protein is translated as MYVEPQLLTTDSGFPRQFIDALQGAFLESIGILSEVFVAVVILAIGWFIAGKVGDVVERVSLRAEFDSTVSETPLGVLFGNRNGAAAAALGTIVKYYIFLVAVFAALDHIGFTVLTQWIEGAVSYVPAFLGGLLVLIVGFYISDFAVDSVRESTTAQKSGFPDIFADVTKALLYFVVVIIGLDTMGVSVGILYTFGETFVLALGLAFALAVGIAFGWGGKEYVAQNVGDWHEDKSEN
- a CDS encoding AAA domain-containing protein; its protein translation is MNLDGVIVDVEEPRTITTQHGESELAELSVRRDEDSDPVTVTLWGKWAETGEYVESGMEIVVTEAERNDYDGEEGYATTGDSHVIVEPTFLVNVTDIRSWVQCPRMYYLNKISAIPLNYPVVKGTIVHEVFGDLLRGRDLDDAIDDRVEEVGLELGLLGRDVEGVREDVRGNAAAIDGWLSQGTLTDEDQWRSEQLLISRRFGIKGRADAIRRGMPVELKTGKNTRRDPRFQDKIQAAAYALLLREKGVPADTGTLLYTKNTTLDRGEATGDLSPAKEFSIGKGLCDYVVRERNRLAAMEHGMSVPTGYEADANCESCFEQDTCMVVSGRLNQESKAGQIGRAVPEEEREYFERFYEWLEEERRETHREYAKLWEQTPEERADDDRALIGLEPTERRELPGGRWELHARRTGSAVSKLREGDVVLASDGDPIEGHSELARIERLEPDQVVVTADEPVSFTRLDVYPSELGVDRMLTALHDTVLKGSQRRTDVLFGRTDPAFGTTDETFIDNNAAQNEAVEKAVTAEDLSLIHGPPGTGKTYTIARAIRAMVDRGERVLLSAFTNRAVDNALEALREQGYEDAVRVGTKSGVREDMQDLRLESRGDPEERAAELEDAQVVAATTATCGSRELREQEFDVALVDEASQLTEPNTLAAINRADRFVLVGDHHQLPPVVRSENGLSTSLFERMHEEHPEASVLLTRQYRMAQRIQAFASREFYDGQLRPATGEIAGRTISDLADVEADQLPEPLQERVTLFDVPGDDGHHTDADEAERVGGVVKAFLAAGVNPDRIAVIAPFRAQVAEIERRTHDEVAVDTVDRFQGSSKDVVLVSFVASGSLDGPIFEDYRRINVALTRAKRSLVLIGDAAALRTDERYARMVEWAET